In the Cannabis sativa cultivar Pink pepper isolate KNU-18-1 unplaced genomic scaffold, ASM2916894v1 Contig1, whole genome shotgun sequence genome, one interval contains:
- the LOC115720639 gene encoding cysteine proteinase inhibitor A, with protein MEEVGILREVEGFENDPMIEELGRFAIDEHNKKENVKNGGSVLELVKIAYANQQEVVSGMMYYMQLHALDTDQGITFLYVSPVLVKSQDNSKEAQSLVLLRVLKDDD; from the exons ATGGAAGAAGTGGGGATACTGAGGGAAGTGGAAGGATTTGAGAATGATCCAATGATAGAAGAACTTGGTCGTTTTGCAATCGATGAACATAACAAGAAAGAGAATGTTAAAAATGGTGGGTCTGTTCTTGAGCTTGTGAAGATAGCATATGCCAATCAACAAGAGGTTGTTTCTGGTATGATGTACTATATGCAATTGCATGCACTAGACACCGATCAGGGTATCACTTTTCTTTACGTTTCCCCAGTTTTGGTCAAGTCTCAAGACAATTCAAAGGAAGCCCAGTCTTTAGTACTTCTTAGAGTACTCAAG gATGATGACTAA
- the LOC115719894 gene encoding uncharacterized protein LOC115719894: MSKGTAHLIIPVSDHYTGRVTWRGGSYYYPKIKAKFEEFNLLDRVRESPFKIFFERAPIQFSGAFFHQLMLHKIKSDKPDEVHFYVGRKRCRFGRVEFGLVTGLNLLPSPTEEDIKQNGSSDRLIQEYFNGSASITFGQLRRVFESCTEADDVYKLGMALFVMTVLTGKEEKTVVPPFVIRMVDNLPFFYEYPWGKISYTKLMETCNKDYLDVKNKMLKKIEKGVT; encoded by the exons ATGTCAAAG ggaacTGCACATCTTATAATTCCAGTGTCGGACCATTACACTGGCCGTGTCACATGGCGCGGGGGTAGTTACTACTACCCGAAGATTAAGGCTAAATTTGAAGAATTCAACCTATTGGACAGGGTGAGGGAATCccctttcaaaatttttttcgaGAGAGCGCCCATACAATTTTCTGGAGCATTTTTTCATCAGTTGATGCTTCACAAAATAAAATCTGACAAGCCGGACGAGGTGCATTTCTATGTGGGAAGGAAGAGATGTAGATTTGGGAGGGTGGAGTTCGGCTTGGTCACCGGGTTAAACTTGTTGCCCAGCCCTACTGAGGAAGACATCAAACAAAATGGAAGCTCTGACCGGTTGATTCAGGAATATTTCAACGGTAGTGCTTCGATAACCTTTGGCCAACTGCGTAGAGTTTTTGAGAGCTGCACAGAAGCTGATGATGTCTACAAGTTGGGGATGGCCTTGTTTGTTATGACCGTCCTCACTGGTAAGGAGGAGAAGACTGTCGTTCCTCCTTTTGTGATAAGAATGGTTGATAACCTTCCATTCTTCTACGAGTACCCCTGGGGAAAGATTTCTTACACCAAGCTGATGGAAACTTGTAACAAGGATTACTTGGATGTGAAGAATAAGATGTTGAAAAAGATTGAGAAGGGAGTCACTTAG